Sequence from the Ruminococcaceae bacterium KH2T8 genome:
CGGGTTTCGCGTACGTGTTCGTAAGAAAGCTCGGCGGAAAAGGTGAGAAGACCCCGATAATCGTATTGTGTTTCTCACTTTTTTCGTGTCTTGTATGTATCCCGTTCATAATACCGGTATTCGTAGTGCCGACGTTTAAGCAGCTGCTCCTGCTCATCCTGGCAGGTCTTGCAGCGACACTGGGACAGTTCGGTATAACGTCCGCTTATAAGTTCGCACCTGCCAGAGAGATATCGGTATTTGACTATACTCAGGTAGTATTTGCGGCACTTCTGGGCATCCTTTTCCTGCACGAGATACCTGTTCCTTTAAGTATCGCAGGATACGCGATAATAATAGGTGTTGCCGTATTCAGATGGAGGTATAACCTCGTAAAAGATGCGGAAAATAAGCCTTCAACATGAAATTGTTGAAATCCGAGTAAAAATACAGTAAAATACTCGGGCACACGGAGCTGTATCGAAGTGGTCATAACGAGGCGGTCTTGAAAACCGTTTGTCCGCAAGGGCACGTGGGTTCGAATCCCACCGGCTCCGCCAAAAAATTTTAAGGGTGTCGTGAAACCCAATAATACCAGGGGTTTGCGGGTTTGTGGAAAAGCGAAAAATCGTAGCTTACCACAAACTTACCACAAATCGCGAAGGAATTGCGAAGAATGCGCCCAACAAACGATCGGAAGAATATTCCGATCGTTTTTCATTTCCAGAGGCATTTTCTTTGGGATTTGTTAACACTTCAGCCTCAAATCCATTCGTAAATAATGTTTTAAAGATTCCACTATTAACAATCTGCCCTTCTAATGCCCTATGCTAAACGCATAGGGTTTCTAAAGCTCTGTTAAATTGTTCTATTGCTTTGTCAAGCTTTTGATAAGGGATGGAACTGTAACCTACAAGTATCTGGTGTTCCGGACAAAGTTCCTTACGAATCCAATATCTTTTGGTCGGATAGACAGCTACGTCATATTTCAAAAAATGATTCACGATATCGTCTTGATCTGAAGAAGTATGAATGTTTATCAGAAAATGCAAGCCTGCAGCAGAGCCAATAATATCACATGAATCCAAATTAAGACCGGAAAGGATCTTGGCATTTTTATGCTTATAATGGGTTCTGATAGCATTTACATAGCGTTCATAGTTGCCGGATTTTATATATTCACATAAAGCAATCTGTAGAATCGTAGGGACACTCGAATTCGATATCCGAAACTTTTTCCTATATTCATTAAGTAAACATAATGGCAGGATGATATAAGCTATTCTGAGATCAGGTGATAGGGATTTGGAAAATGTACCAATATATATAGTTCTATCATGCTCATCCATGGATTGTAGCGATGGAATCGGCATCGCATTATAGCGAAGTTCACTGTCATAGTCATCCTCGATGATGAAACTGCCGGTTTTGGCTGCATATTCTAATAAGGATAGGCGTTTGCTGACTGGTAAGATACTGCCTGTAGGAAACTGATGTGAAGGCGTTATATACAAAAGAGATTTCTTGATCTTATATACGGCATCAAGGTTTATACCATCAGTCTCAACAGGTATCGCTATCGGTGTGTGACCGTTTCGGATAAAAAGTTCTCTGCAGCCATCATATCCCGGATCTTCCATGGCGAATGAATGATCTCGAGAAATAAAAAGCTTCGAAATGATATCCAATGCGTATTGATGTCCACTGGTAACGATCACTTGTTCCGGAATACAGTTAACACCGCGTGTCCTTCTGAGAAATAAAGCCAATTCTTCACGAAGAGATTGGAGTCCTTCAGCAGGAAGATAATTTGTGCTCTGTGAATTTGCAAGTACATCCATTGCTGCATTTATGCATTTTCTCCAGTTGGAATCTTGATAACAATTATATTCAAGATTCCCGTATCTGAAATTATATTTCAGTTCTTCAACTGTCGATTTCTTCGAACTATATTGAGTTCTATCGACTTTGTCATGATCTCTTTTCGGAAGAAAATGCAATTCCTCGACATAATAACCTGAACCTGTTTTAGAGGTAATAAACCCTTCTATTACTAATTGATCGTATGCGGCAACAACAGAATTACGGCTGATATGATACTCAGCTGCCAGTGATCGGGACGCCGGTAGGCGCATGCCGCTTGTCAGAGAGCCATTTAGTATATCCCTCTTGATTTGTTCGTATATCTGCTTGTATATCGGTGTTTCAGTATTTTTATTTATTGTAATCATAAAACCTCTCGTATAATTGGCTCTGTTATAAAGTTTAATATTGGAACTGTTTATAGCACCAATTCCGACTATAATTCTACCTGTAATACAGAAATGGTCAATCATAAGGAGGAAGAAAAATGGTAAGAATAGCAGAAAAGAATGACATTGAAGGTGTAGTAGATCTGCTTATGGAATACCGTGATTTTTATGGTGTAAAAATACAAGAGAGAACCGAAGCAGTACGTTTTATCATGCAAAGAATGGAAAACTGTGAAAGTAAGATTTTTGTCGCAATGGATGGTGATAATTATGTTGGTTTCATACAGCTTTATCCATCGTTCTCTACTGTTTCGCTGAAACGACAGTGGATATTAAACGACCTGTATGTCAAAGAAGAATATAGAAACAAGGGGTATGGCACTGCTTTGATGACAGCAGTGAAGAACCACTTCAAAGAAAGCGCTAAAGGTTTTGTGCTTCTTACCGGGAAAGACAACTTTACTGCTCAGAAGTTCTATTCTGGTAACGGATGGGAAAGTGGCATATATGATGTTTACACATTTTTATATAATTAATTTCTCGCAATATAGCTTCAATTCGTGATGTATAATAATGGTCGACAAGGATTCATATCTTTGTCGATCATTTCGCAATATTACTAACAAAGGCATAGCCTCTGTCATAGGTATTATTTCATGCCATTTCTTCTTATCTGACCTTATTATCCTGTTATGTCATCCAGGACATCTCCGATATCACCTTCGATAAGTATCGCTCTGTCTTTGATAAGATCAGGACATTCAGCATCATCGTAATTGATACAGGCGTATGTCGCGTCAGGATTCTTTGCAGTCATCTGCCAGAAAGAATACTTGATAATGACTGGAGTATTAAAACCGACACCGAGCTCGAGATACAGCACTTTGCCGTTATGTGTACGAATAAACTCATCATATCTTGCAGCTGCCTTATGCCAACCTTCATCTTCAACAAACTTGTCATCAGATCTGAGATTCATGGTAAGAGGCTTACCGCAATTTGGACATGTCGGTATAAGCTCTGACGGGATCTTCATATCCTTTTGTTTCTCGTACATCTCACAAATAACAGCCTCGTTATCGTATGTCACATCCTGACACGGTTCACTGCACTGGAAAAGACCATAATCGCCCTGCGTATAGAAAAGACGGTCTTTATCAAACCCTGCCTTCTGGAAACAGTGATCGACATTTGTAGTGATGACAAAGTAATCCGTGTCTTTTACCAGCTCCAGAAGCTTATCGTAAACCGGCTTGGGTGCATCTGTATAACGGTTGATATAGATATATCGTGACCAGTATGCCCACATCTCTTCCGGTGTCTTAAAAGGATAGAATCCGCCTGAATACATATCTTTGAAACCGTACTTCTTGCCAAAGTCCGCGAAGTACTTCTCGAATCTCTCACCGCTGTATGTAAAACCTGCCGAAGTCGAGAGCCCCGCACCTGCGCCTATTACTATTGCTTCAGCTTTTTCTATGTTATTTGTATATATGATACTGATTATTATTTTGACTTCAAAGGTTTTGTTTTCTGTTTTTGCGGGCAATCACTTATTGTTTTCGAAAAAGGGATACTCTTTTTCTGCTTTAGCATTTGATCGAAAACTACATGTTCTCTCTTCTTTTTTCCCATAATCAAAATCGCTTCCTTCAAACACTATTCTTTAAATTGTTCTTTTCTAACCCAAATCAAAGTGAATATTTATGTTCTAAATAATCTGCTCTTTCCGGTTTCCCATAGTATACTCTGACACTGTTATATATCGATTCGCGGGTTTTGCTTCCGCAATATGGCAGGATTGATTCCAAATCTATATCGGCCTCTGCTGCCAATAGTTCAAGAATCGTTGTGTCGATTGTATCTTCAAGAGTCTTGTCTCCGGATTGAAGCATTTCTTCTATAAAATCAAAGAATGCATTCCATTTTTTGCTGTCTTCGGGATTCTTTTTATACTCGTCGACAAACTGCTCATTGACATAGCTATCCATAAAAACAGTTGAAAGACCATCACAAATTGGATCAATATCCTGTTCTTTTAAGCGCAGCCATACAAACCTGTTGCAAAACTCCGACACTAGGTAGTTGTAAATCCTTCTGCTTTCTATTAAATATTTATCAATTTTATCTGAATCAGTATTCATAATTCTGTATTTGTCTGCTTTACAGATAATTATCTATTCTCAAGATGGTTGAGTGGTCTGTCTTTTCGCATTCCGATCACTTCAACCTTTTGGATCCCGATACGATTATCAACAATATCAAAACTGATGTCAAAGACGTCTCCGACATTTACGGAAGTCGTATTTCTAAAATCATCATCAAATATGATATCTAAATCGAAATGATCAACTTCAGTAAAATCGGGTATCACGGCATATGCTGACCATGAAACATCTTTCTGAAGCAAACAAAGCCATGTGGGTTTTCCAACTTTTTCTTTTGAAATAGAGGACACAACTTCAGTGTTTATCAAACGTACTGTATAGATATTCTTTGACTTCATTTTTATACCATCTATTCTTTTATCCTGATAATTTAACGTGTTAATAACCAAATTTTTTCGAGAAGTCATCATTCTTTCTCAGAATCTCACTTAACGGGACGACAGTTTTGGAGGCAGTTTCAATATTGCACTCTTTTGCCCATAAATACGGATATATCAGAATACCTTCACCAAAGCTTACCGATTCAGCATCTTTACGCCAATCAGTCCATTTCATTGAACTGTAATAGCCGGACAAGTCTCCTTGAGTAAGCCAGGCGATAAATCCCGAATATTTCATCTCAAGCGATTCCCACTCCAAAGTGTCGGGGGCGAAATACCACACCATACCTTGATCCTCAGCGAATCGGCCCATGTTGAGTGCGAAAACACCTCCAACAATATCCGTTGCAACTACAAGCAGACCATTGGAATCATAATTCATTTTCTCACTGAAATTCAGTATCCCGTAATTACCGGAAGATTGTCCGATAACAAACACCCAATTATCAAAAACTATCCCGCAGGAATTTACAATGACAGCTCCTAATACGGATTCCGGACTGGCACCTATTTCATTAATTTCATAAACGCCACGTGTATAATCGCCTTCGCTTATTTTGATAGGACGGTCAGCTTTTTCAAATAATTCCAATAGTTGCTGCCACATTTTGCGATATTCCCCTTTCCTGCTTAGTTAATCTACTTCAGGATTATCTTAGCCATTCAATTTCTTATAAACCCAATCCGAATACACATCAACATACTTGGATGTTAACTTACCGGCAATCCTTTTTCTGATGTAAAGATATTTACCGCTGCGGTTTTCCTTGATCTCAGGGGAACCATCGTAAGGAATGAGGCTGAGACGTGCTTCAGCCTCTGCTTTATCTTTGATCAGGGATTGTATTCGTTCAAAATCGCTCACAGGAACTCCTTTAGGGAACTTTTCAATGAATTATATTGATAAATGTTCCCTAATCACGTCAATCGCAGTCAATATGAAGTCTGTATTCGCCGCAATGAAGGCACTTGAAAAGATATCCTTGTATGCCTCCGTTGTTGTTCATGTCTTCCTTGAGAGTCTCGATATCCCAATCGTTGATATTGCTTCCGTATGATTCTTCGATCTGTTTATCAATGCCCATTTTGACCAGGTCATCCCATCCGACATAACCGATGAATGCACAGTAATCATCACAATGTGCGACCCAGTATTCCTGCTGCCATCCGTGATATCCCGGAGTACGACGTGTCAGCTCCTCAAGCTTTGCGGGATCGGATACTTCATCAACACTATAAGAGTCCTGGAATTCACCATTGAATTTCTCTGCGGCCAGACCACTTGCTATACATTCAGGGCAAAGGCAGTCTACTTCTTCGCTGGAATAAAAAGGAGATTCATACCAGATATCAGTCTGCTTTCCGCAGCAATTACATTCCTGAGCATCACCTTTAATGAATGCACCTGTTTCGATAGGGTTAGGATGGTATTTGAATGTAGGGATCATGTCATTGTCTCCTTTTCTATTCTTGATGAAATTATATCATCACTAGAGAAGATCCATCATACGATGGTGTTGTGTTTGTGGAACATTTGGGTTTGTGCGAGAATATCTATGGTGTTTATATGAGAAAGAGATCATTAATTATTCGCACTATAATAATCTTATCAGTAACGTTAGTTGCTTGTTTTATTGCGTACATTTCTATCTGTATGAGCTATGCGAATAAACATGTTCTCGTGTATAACGCGACCGATCAAACAGATCGCACGGAGCTGTTAAAATCGTTTTCAGTAAGAGACAGCGATCTTATAGATGATATTGTTCTTATGTACAGAAGAAGAGATGACATGTACTGTTTGCGCGTTGTTACTAAGAATGTTGAAGGCTTTGTTCAATCATCGATCGATGGTCAAACGGTTGGAGGAGCGTTGCCTGATCTTTCGAATTTCGTAGAGTCGAATTATAAGGTCGAAAGCTTTGAAAGAGAAAAGCTAAGTGTTTATAAAACCTTTCAAATAGAAGTGTATGGGGAAGAATATAACAGGTATGCCAATATAGTTGTTTATCCGTTGAACGATGAAGAGTATGCCATAGAGATCAAAATGAGATTTCTCTTTACGGATTATCCGGACAGTATAGTCGATGATCACTGGTGGGACGATTCGATCTGGGCAAAGATCGGAATACTTAACTGAAGAGAAGTTCAAAATTAGAAGGTTTTGAACTTGATTTGTTTTAAGTGAACGCTTACACATAGACCTCCTTGTTTTAATCATTTTATTCTGTAGTAAACGGTGCTTTTTCCGATCCCTTCACGTCTGATCTCACCTAGTTCTACGAGCTTACGAAGTGAGCCTTCGATGGAACTGATACTGAGCGAAGGACAGAGATCACGGATATCCTGTTTTGTGAATCTACCGATCTTATTTTGTGTTGCAAGTCTTACCGTCTCAAGTGCCGGTTTTTTATCTTCTACAAGAGAGAAACGCTCCCCGAAATCCTTGTATGCTGCAAGTATGGTTCCAAGCAGACATTTTATAAACGGGACAGGATCTTCATTACCGTCAAGCCAGCCGTCTTGAGATGCACGGAGGGCTTCATAATAAAGATCTTCATTATCGGCGATCTTCGCTTCGAGCGAGATGTATTTCCCGACACTGAATCCGCTTCTATACAGGAGCAGTGTCGTAAGAAGTCTGCTCATACGACCGTTGCCGTCATTGAAGGGATGGATGCATATAAAGTCATGTATGAAAACAGGGATCGCTATAAGCGGTTCGAGTTCCATGTTTCCGATAACACGATCATACTCATCGCAGATCGCATCAAGAGCCTCGGGTGTCTCGTAAGGCGCAAGCGGGGTAAACAATACCTCTGTATGTCCGTCAGGATATGTAGCACTGATATAGTTCTGTACGTTCTTTGTCTTACCCGCCAGAGGATTATTCATATGACTATACAAGGCCTTATGAAGCTGAAGAATGTAATTCCGACTTATCGGAATGGCATCGAAATTCTCATGTATTATCGAAAGAACATCTCTATATCCTGCTATCTCCTGTTCATCACGGTTTTTGGGCGTAGTCTTCTCTGCTACAAGTTGCTTTATCCTGGTGCTTGTAGTAACGATTCCTTCGATAGCATTAGAAGCTTCGGTACTTTGTATCTTTGCGATCTCAACGAGCTTTTCCAGTTCAGCCGGTCTTTGCTTCAGATACATCTCCTGTTTTCCGGCTTCTTTATATGTGGCAGCAACGAGCCCCAGTATTTCTGAGTCCCATTTCTGATCTTTGATCTTCGAGTAGTTAAAATTTCTCATTTGTCCTTACTTGTGCATCCTTTCCCTTAAATTTTAGCATGATTTAAGGGAAAAACAAGACATTCGGGGGAAATACGCGTAATATTGCCGGGTAATTAAGGGAAAACGCTTCTCCCAATATGTACCCGCATTGGGGAGAAAGAAGATCAGTATACGGTTTGGAACAAAGTGTAGTAAGTGTTCAGATACATGCGTAAGAAGAACAGAGTGACTATTACTAACAAGATGGCCAATACGATACCAAGGAAAACGAAAGCTTTCATTCTCCTCTTAGTTGCCATGACAGTACCGATGATAACTGCGATCGATTCTGCGATTAAGATAACAAGTCCACAGGTATCGAAGATCTTGGAATGTGATGTTATAAAAACAGGGATCACAACATCAAGAGATATCGAACCGAGAAGACCGATCACGCGTAGGATATTCGCTATAAGCGGAATAAGTATCAGGAGCTTAACTGCTGTTCTTTCTTTACGTTCCATAACATACCTGCACTACTTAACTGTCCTGAGGACCTCTGTCAGTTCTTTGCTTTCCGTCAGCTGTCCCTTAGATGATCAACGGTTATCTGCTATCAGGCTGTACCCGTCTTTTAATCTTGCCAGGATAACCCTGTCTCCTATGTTTGGCTCGCCTTCCGGTCTCATAGTCTTGATGAAGCCGAACTTATAGTAGCTTACTCCCTTTATAATGTAACCTTGTTTGGTCTTATCGGCGATCTCACCTGAATAGAACTCTATATCATCCTTACTGATCGACTTCAGGGTAGAGAAGAGGTTATATATGGCATAGAAAGGGAACAACGCGGCAGGTAACAAAAAGACAGCACCCATGATATTGCGAATGATCCTTGCAGCAAAGAAAAGTATAGCGGATGCGATCGCACTCACCGGCAGCGATTCCAGAATGAGGATAAATGCAAAACGGCGATGGTATCTGACAAATCTCTTCTTGAGACCTCCATCTACAGATATGCTTGTCAGATATTGTTCCTGTATAGCCAGATCTACACTGTGTTTTACACCCTGGCCCTCTACTATCGGCTTTTCTTTATCTTCCTGAGTCAGGCAGCTGTATTTCATATCAAGGAGCTTAACTTCCGGATTATATTTCAGGCAGTGTTCGTGTATCGCTTTTGCCGCATAATCTCCGTCTTGCATGCTTTCTGATATCGCGATTTTCTTGCCCTTGTTGGTCGTTACGATGATCTTATACGTATAGTATTCTATGTATCTGTAACTGCCGCGCGGTCCGTCACGCTTTGTATGCCATATCTTCTTAACATGCAATGAGGATATATCTTCATAAGCGACGGCGGCTACTCCGGCGGTCACACCGATTATGATATCGGGTGCCAGAAGTATGTCTGCGTATCTTAATCTTTCGGTCTCCTCGGAGTTTGCCTGTTCATCAACATATTCTCTGGTAAATTTCTTATCTCCGCATATGGGACCGTGGCTTCTGATCACATCTATGTCCTTATCGATCGCGATGAATAGCGCGGCAACGATGAGACCTGTAATACCGAATACAATTGGAAGTGTATAGTGACCCTCATCTGCGCCTCTTACATAGTTGATGAACCCGATCGCGCAGAGTATGAGGTTAAAGAGTAAGATACCTGCATTGATGTCCATCATCGCGCCGTTCTCGTTGACCCAACAGCAGAGCACTTTATTGGTGTACCAGTTGCGGCGCGGAGGGATCTTGACTCCGTTAAAGTAAGCTTCGATCACTTTGTTGAGCTTCTTCTCGGTGCCGAGAAATAAGAGTCCGTGATCTTTGCAGATCTCTTGGAGATCAACTCTGTGCCAATCGTATTTCTTGAATTCTTCGTAAGTCTTTATGCTGTCAAAATCTGGTCGTTTCATAGTAGATGATGATCTCTTATCAATAAGGTTTTCTCCGGTCCTTAGCAGTGATAATTAATTGTGGCACCCAAGTGCCATACTGTGCCGTCTTCAGAATTACGAACAAGATCATCCAAAGTGATAAGACCATTAATTTCATCTATATCATCGACGTAGATAGCATATCTGTATTCGAAACTGTTAGCGAGAGCAACAAATGTCTTGATGCTCCTGCCGCATATAAAGTCTTCAAAGGTCATCTGTTCAGCTTCTGCCAGATATTCCTTAAACTTCATATAAGATGCTTTGAAGTAATCTTCCTTACTAACGAGCTTGAAGGTCTTGTTCTTGAGATCTACTGATATGCCCGGATGAGAGTTCAGCCATTCATAGTCAGAGAGTTCATTGTTTGCGACCGCGTAATCGGCAACCGAACCGACAAAACCCGTGTCGTGACTGTAGTAACGGTCTTCGTTGATATAGTTCTTTTCATCGATAGGCTTTGAACTGATCTGAAATATTCGTGAATGCATTTTTATCTTCTCCCGGCATGGCTGCTGTGTTCGTCATGCGTTATCATTATATCATCACGTATACGGAGACAAAGAATGGACAACAAGGAATCAGATATTGACTTATTTGAATCAGAAGATATACCTGCAAAGGCTGCACCTACTTCAGCTTCAACAAAGGGAGATGTCGGTCTTCCCATGAATAAGATGATCATTGCGGTTGTGGCGATTATCTTGGTGGTAGTAGCAACTATAGCCATACTTACTCATGTGAGCGAGAAGTTGGATGAGCCCCCTGTGGAGACAACTGCTTACATGACAGGCGAGAGCGAACCGGTAGTTATGCCAGAGACTACGCCCGCCGATATTATTGGAATCTGGTCGTTCGGTGATGGCAATAACATCTTATACATGTCATTTAACGAAGATGGTACGCTGGATGTCTGGACGGTAGATTCAGATGGTCAGGAGCTCAACAGAACGACGAATACATATACACTCGAAGGCAACGCATTGGGAGTATATCAGCCTGATGGAAGCGAAGACTACTATATCTGCATTATCAATGGGGATTCCCTTACATTGGAAGACCCGGCTGGTTTTGGTGAATCTTATGTATTAACGAGGACTGAGTCTTTGGATATTCCTGTATATACTGCCGCCGATCTTGTCGGTACATGGGTATCTGACAGCAGCAATTCCTACATTTGGATGACGTTCAACGAAGATGGCACTCTGGATGTCTGGGTGATCGATGCTAACGGTGTGGAGATAGACCGTACGCAGGATACATATACCATTGAAGGTAATCAGTTGACCATATCCTATCCTACCGACAGAGAAGAA
This genomic interval carries:
- a CDS encoding transcriptional regulator, GntR family — its product is MITINKNTETPIYKQIYEQIKRDILNGSLTSGMRLPASRSLAAEYHISRNSVVAAYDQLVIEGFITSKTGSGYYVEELHFLPKRDHDKVDRTQYSSKKSTVEELKYNFRYGNLEYNCYQDSNWRKCINAAMDVLANSQSTNYLPAEGLQSLREELALFLRRTRGVNCIPEQVIVTSGHQYALDIISKLFISRDHSFAMEDPGYDGCRELFIRNGHTPIAIPVETDGINLDAVYKIKKSLLYITPSHQFPTGSILPVSKRLSLLEYAAKTGSFIIEDDYDSELRYNAMPIPSLQSMDEHDRTIYIGTFSKSLSPDLRIAYIILPLCLLNEYRKKFRISNSSVPTILQIALCEYIKSGNYERYVNAIRTHYKHKNAKILSGLNLDSCDIIGSAAGLHFLINIHTSSDQDDIVNHFLKYDVAVYPTKRYWIRKELCPEHQILVGYSSIPYQKLDKAIEQFNRALETLCV
- a CDS encoding Ribosomal protein S18 acetylase RimI; the encoded protein is MVRIAEKNDIEGVVDLLMEYRDFYGVKIQERTEAVRFIMQRMENCESKIFVAMDGDNYVGFIQLYPSFSTVSLKRQWILNDLYVKEEYRNKGYGTALMTAVKNHFKESAKGFVLLTGKDNFTAQKFYSGNGWESGIYDVYTFLYN
- a CDS encoding NAD-dependent protein deacetylase, SIR2 family, producing MPAKTENKTFEVKIIISIIYTNNIEKAEAIVIGAGAGLSTSAGFTYSGERFEKYFADFGKKYGFKDMYSGGFYPFKTPEEMWAYWSRYIYINRYTDAPKPVYDKLLELVKDTDYFVITTNVDHCFQKAGFDKDRLFYTQGDYGLFQCSEPCQDVTYDNEAVICEMYEKQKDMKIPSELIPTCPNCGKPLTMNLRSDDKFVEDEGWHKAAARYDEFIRTHNGKVLYLELGVGFNTPVIIKYSFWQMTAKNPDATYACINYDDAECPDLIKDRAILIEGDIGDVLDDITG
- a CDS encoding Fic family protein, giving the protein MRNFNYSKIKDQKWDSEILGLVAATYKEAGKQEMYLKQRPAELEKLVEIAKIQSTEASNAIEGIVTTSTRIKQLVAEKTTPKNRDEQEIAGYRDVLSIIHENFDAIPISRNYILQLHKALYSHMNNPLAGKTKNVQNYISATYPDGHTEVLFTPLAPYETPEALDAICDEYDRVIGNMELEPLIAIPVFIHDFICIHPFNDGNGRMSRLLTTLLLYRSGFSVGKYISLEAKIADNEDLYYEALRASQDGWLDGNEDPVPFIKCLLGTILAAYKDFGERFSLVEDKKPALETVRLATQNKIGRFTKQDIRDLCPSLSISSIEGSLRKLVELGEIRREGIGKSTVYYRIK